The following are encoded in a window of Clostridium thermarum genomic DNA:
- the pgsA gene encoding CDP-diacylglycerol--glycerol-3-phosphate 3-phosphatidyltransferase has protein sequence MNLPNILTLFRLFLIPVFVLVFFSSMENSLITSITIFLVAGATDVLDGYIARKYNLVTKWGMVLDPLADKLMLLTVLVCLAIKDYAPVWIVVVIALKEVFMIISGMFLFSKNTVIPSNIFGKASTLLFYLSVFILSLDENLGDYMLVIAVISAFIALINYALIYFKQKKSETSKQK, from the coding sequence ATGAATTTACCCAATATACTTACACTTTTTAGACTTTTTTTGATTCCGGTTTTTGTATTAGTTTTCTTTTCATCTATGGAAAACAGCCTTATAACTTCTATAACTATTTTTTTGGTGGCAGGTGCCACTGATGTCCTGGATGGTTACATAGCAAGAAAATATAATTTAGTTACCAAATGGGGGATGGTTTTGGACCCATTAGCTGATAAACTTATGCTGCTCACAGTGTTAGTTTGTTTGGCCATAAAGGATTATGCTCCGGTTTGGATTGTAGTTGTAATCGCTCTGAAGGAAGTTTTCATGATTATATCCGGAATGTTTTTATTTTCTAAAAATACCGTTATCCCATCTAATATATTTGGAAAGGCCTCAACCCTTCTTTTTTACTTATCAGTATTTATTTTGTCCTTGGATGAAAATTTAGGGGACTACATGTTAGTTATTGCTGTTATAAGCGCTTTTATCGCACTTATTAATTACGCTCTGATATATTTTAAACAAAAAAAGTCAGAAACCAGTAAACAGAAATAG
- a CDS encoding PRK06851 family protein, translating to MMTGRVLNYYAEGNTARGFYSLYESNLQGLDKIFVLKGGPGTGKSTLIKNLAKEWNEKGYDVEVLHCSRENGSIDGVIIPELKVAVVNGNEPCAIVAKLPGLIEQYIDMSEALDIEKLKKHKKDMIKLTEETDEKYKLAYSKFSEALKIHDEWEKIYISNMDFAKANAITADIIERILKDVRFDKKAVVKHRFFGGATPKGTTDFVPEITKEMPKRYFIKGRPGSGKSSMLKKLAATAEERGIDVEVYHCGFDPHSLDMLIFRELGVVIFDSTSPHEYFPGRDNDEIVDMYEATIAPGTDEKYAAKLADIIKRYKKRVKEGIAALAEAKEIHDSLEEYYRYAMDFSKIEAIKVKINNYIESIK from the coding sequence ATGATGACCGGAAGGGTTTTAAATTATTATGCAGAAGGTAATACTGCCAGAGGATTTTATAGTCTATATGAATCAAACCTTCAGGGATTAGATAAAATCTTCGTACTAAAGGGTGGGCCAGGTACAGGAAAATCAACATTAATAAAAAACCTTGCTAAGGAATGGAATGAAAAAGGATATGATGTAGAGGTTTTGCATTGTTCAAGAGAGAATGGTTCCATTGATGGAGTGATAATTCCCGAACTTAAGGTTGCAGTAGTCAATGGGAACGAACCTTGTGCAATTGTAGCAAAACTGCCGGGCCTCATAGAGCAGTATATAGATATGAGTGAGGCTTTAGATATTGAAAAACTTAAGAAACATAAGAAGGATATGATAAAGTTAACAGAAGAGACTGATGAAAAGTATAAGTTGGCTTATTCAAAATTCAGTGAGGCACTAAAAATACACGATGAATGGGAAAAAATCTATATCAGTAACATGGATTTTGCAAAGGCAAATGCAATTACTGCAGATATAATCGAAAGAATTTTAAAGGATGTACGTTTTGATAAGAAAGCAGTTGTAAAACACAGATTCTTCGGTGGAGCTACACCAAAGGGAACTACTGACTTTGTACCGGAAATTACGAAAGAAATGCCAAAGAGATATTTTATAAAGGGACGTCCCGGAAGCGGCAAGTCCTCTATGCTTAAGAAGCTTGCAGCAACTGCAGAAGAGAGAGGAATAGATGTAGAGGTATATCATTGCGGATTTGATCCTCACAGCCTTGACATGCTGATTTTCAGGGAACTAGGTGTGGTTATTTTTGACAGCACCTCACCTCATGAATACTTCCCCGGCAGAGATAATGACGAGATAGTTGATATGTATGAAGCCACAATTGCACCCGGAACTGATGAAAAATATGCAGCCAAATTAGCTGATATAATAAAAAGGTACAAGAAAAGAGTCAAAGAAGGAATTGCGGCATTGGCAGAGGCAAAGGAAATTCATGATAGCCTGGAGGAGTACTACAGGTATGCAATGGATTTCAGTAAAATAGAAGCGATCAAGGTAAAAATCAACAATTATATAGAAAGCATAAAGTAA
- a CDS encoding PLP-dependent cysteine synthase family protein: protein MKYINDLRELIGNTPLIKLNNMGVKSGVNIFAKLENHNPGGSVKDRIGVYMIEGAEREGRLKPGYTIVEATAGNTGIGVAFAALNRGYNIIFVVPEKFSVEKQALMRALGAKIVNTPRELGMLGAVAKAKELLSSIENSIALEQFENEANPRAHYETTGPEIYEALEGKIDYFVAGAGSGGTYTGVMKYLREKLPTVRGVLADPIGSTMGGGPEGCYKVEGIGNNFIPNTMDMSLVDEVIKVKDEEAFNMVKELALKEGIIVGSSSGAAMAAALKLAESVEGGNIVTVFPDRGDRYFSKGIY, encoded by the coding sequence ATGAAATATATAAATGATTTAAGAGAGCTGATAGGGAATACTCCTCTCATAAAGCTAAATAATATGGGAGTTAAGTCAGGTGTAAATATATTTGCTAAACTTGAAAACCATAACCCGGGGGGCAGTGTGAAGGACAGAATAGGTGTTTATATGATAGAAGGGGCAGAAAGAGAAGGAAGGCTTAAACCGGGCTATACCATTGTAGAGGCAACTGCAGGAAATACAGGTATAGGGGTGGCCTTTGCAGCCTTAAATAGAGGTTATAATATAATCTTTGTAGTTCCGGAGAAGTTTTCTGTGGAAAAGCAAGCCTTGATGAGAGCCTTGGGGGCAAAGATAGTGAACACTCCCAGGGAACTGGGGATGCTGGGAGCAGTAGCTAAGGCCAAGGAACTTTTGTCCTCTATCGAGAATTCCATTGCTTTGGAGCAGTTTGAAAATGAAGCTAATCCCAGAGCCCACTATGAAACTACCGGTCCTGAAATATATGAGGCCCTGGAGGGGAAAATTGATTATTTTGTAGCGGGAGCCGGAAGCGGTGGTACCTATACCGGGGTAATGAAGTACCTGAGAGAAAAACTTCCAACGGTAAGGGGCGTTCTGGCAGATCCAATAGGTTCAACTATGGGAGGGGGGCCGGAGGGCTGCTATAAGGTTGAAGGAATTGGCAATAATTTTATTCCAAATACTATGGATATGAGCTTGGTTGATGAGGTAATAAAGGTCAAGGATGAAGAGGCCTTTAATATGGTAAAAGAGCTGGCACTTAAGGAAGGCATCATAGTTGGCAGCTCCTCAGGAGCAGCTATGGCAGCGGCCTTGAAGCTGGCAGAAAGTGTAGAAGGGGGAAACATTGTCACCGTATTTCCTGATAGAGGGGACCGATACTTTAGTAAGGGGATCTACTAG
- a CDS encoding C40 family peptidase, giving the protein MDWYTDYKLVEDNGSYTLVINLNQNSTEFSSELGESFKENLLNLDDKIRKFVKEKFSDIKVNTVKLVLGTMVVASIPFAASTKVQAAELNASNSQQASEKALDTTGIVTASKLNVRTGPSTSYSVMHTLWQGNNVKVIGESNGWYKIQLSDGRTGWVSGTYLKLTEQQTTTPQVNDRETKINTVISKAKSLLGTPYVWGGESLQEGGFDCSGLTQYVYKMVGVDLNRISADQAKQGTTVSRANLQPGDLVFYSFEGTSNINHVGIYIGENKMIHSPKAGDVVKITDISTSYWESRFVTAKRVL; this is encoded by the coding sequence ATGGATTGGTATACCGATTATAAGCTGGTTGAAGATAATGGTAGCTATACACTTGTCATAAATCTGAATCAAAACTCCACTGAATTTTCAAGTGAGTTAGGAGAAAGCTTTAAAGAAAATCTATTAAATCTGGATGATAAGATTAGAAAGTTTGTAAAAGAAAAATTTTCTGATATTAAAGTAAATACTGTAAAACTTGTCCTTGGCACCATGGTGGTTGCCTCTATTCCCTTTGCCGCTTCCACAAAGGTTCAAGCTGCGGAACTTAATGCAAGCAACTCTCAGCAGGCTTCAGAAAAAGCCCTTGACACCACTGGAATAGTAACTGCCAGCAAGCTTAATGTACGTACAGGTCCAAGCACAAGCTACTCCGTAATGCATACACTATGGCAGGGAAATAACGTAAAGGTTATTGGTGAAAGTAACGGCTGGTATAAAATTCAGCTCTCTGATGGCAGAACGGGATGGGTCAGTGGTACTTACTTAAAGCTAACAGAACAACAAACAACTACCCCCCAGGTCAATGATCGAGAGACAAAAATCAACACCGTAATTTCAAAAGCAAAATCCTTGTTAGGCACTCCCTATGTTTGGGGTGGTGAGTCTCTTCAAGAAGGTGGCTTTGATTGTTCCGGCCTTACCCAATATGTATATAAGATGGTTGGAGTTGACTTAAACCGAATTTCAGCTGATCAGGCTAAACAGGGAACTACCGTATCACGTGCAAACCTTCAGCCGGGAGATTTGGTTTTCTATTCTTTTGAAGGAACCTCCAATATAAATCATGTCGGAATATATATAGGCGAGAATAAAATGATCCACAGTCCAAAAGCAGGGGATGTAGTTAAGATAACAGATATATCTACTTCCTATTGGGAAAGCCGCTTTGTTACTGCCAAAAGAGTCCTGTGA
- a CDS encoding aldehyde dehydrogenase family protein → MEKSFEEQVNEMKKVFYIQQQYRFVLKQTSAKERIVKLKRLMKVILENSEAIQEAIYKDFRKPHEESLLTEILPVISSIKYTMRKLSKWMKPKRVKTPISHLGSKSLIRREPRGVSLILSPWNFPFQLAIDPLVYAVAAGNCVILKPSEFSPNTTAIIKRVVESVFEQKEAAVFEGDYRTAERLLELPFDNIFFTGSPAVGKKVMAAAAKNLTTVTLELGGKSPVIIHSSADMEDAAKKIVWGKTVNAGQICVAPDYLFIPREKETEFISLFKKYVNRFYGDMSEKESQKYTSIINKRHFDRIKAMVEDAVKKGASIPVGGDFYEDANIITPTLLTGVPWDSDIMEEEIFGPVLPIIPYDNLDEVYSYINSKPKPLALYVFAKDKRTVKDVMNNTESGDIAVNNVVIHVSNTNLPFGGFNNSGIGKTHGYHGFMAFTHERSVFEQGRINTVETFYPPYKSSTKGLIKRMMKYI, encoded by the coding sequence ATGGAGAAGAGTTTTGAAGAACAAGTTAATGAAATGAAAAAGGTATTCTATATCCAGCAGCAATACCGCTTTGTGCTAAAACAAACCTCTGCCAAGGAGAGAATAGTTAAATTAAAAAGGCTCATGAAAGTGATCCTGGAAAATAGTGAAGCTATTCAGGAAGCAATCTATAAGGACTTTAGAAAACCTCATGAGGAAAGCTTGCTAACAGAAATACTTCCCGTAATTTCCAGCATTAAGTATACCATGAGAAAGCTTTCAAAATGGATGAAGCCAAAAAGAGTAAAAACTCCTATTTCGCATTTGGGAAGTAAAAGCCTTATAAGAAGAGAGCCGAGAGGGGTATCATTGATACTTTCGCCCTGGAACTTTCCATTTCAATTGGCCATTGATCCCCTTGTATATGCCGTTGCTGCAGGAAATTGTGTCATATTAAAGCCTTCTGAATTCAGTCCCAATACTACGGCCATAATAAAAAGAGTTGTTGAAAGTGTCTTTGAGCAAAAAGAGGCAGCGGTATTTGAGGGGGATTACAGGACTGCAGAAAGATTACTTGAACTGCCTTTTGATAATATTTTCTTTACCGGAAGCCCGGCAGTAGGCAAAAAGGTTATGGCTGCAGCAGCCAAGAATTTAACCACCGTTACCTTGGAACTTGGAGGAAAGTCACCGGTAATCATACATTCCTCAGCAGACATGGAGGATGCTGCTAAAAAGATTGTTTGGGGCAAGACAGTAAATGCCGGACAGATATGTGTGGCTCCAGATTACTTGTTCATACCAAGGGAGAAAGAAACAGAATTTATTTCTCTGTTTAAGAAGTATGTAAATAGATTTTATGGCGACATGAGTGAGAAGGAAAGTCAAAAGTATACCAGCATAATTAATAAAAGGCACTTTGACAGAATCAAGGCTATGGTAGAGGATGCTGTAAAAAAAGGTGCGTCAATTCCCGTTGGTGGGGACTTTTATGAAGACGCCAATATTATTACCCCTACATTACTTACCGGGGTTCCATGGGATTCGGATATTATGGAGGAAGAGATTTTTGGACCTGTACTACCGATTATTCCCTATGACAATCTTGATGAGGTATATTCTTACATAAATTCAAAGCCAAAGCCTTTAGCTCTATATGTTTTTGCTAAGGATAAAAGAACGGTTAAAGATGTAATGAACAATACTGAATCCGGTGATATAGCTGTAAATAATGTTGTGATTCATGTATCTAATACCAATTTACCCTTTGGTGGTTTTAATAACAGTGGAATTGGAAAGACACATGGCTACCACGGCTTTATGGCCTTCACCCACGAAAGGTCTGTCTTTGAGCAGGGACGGATAAATACGGTAGAAACCTTCTATCCTCCATACAAGAGCAGCACAAAGGGATTGATAAAAAGAATGATGAAGTATATTTAA
- a CDS encoding adenylosuccinate synthase, with the protein MSSFIVLGAQWGDEGKGKMTDYLAEGADVVVRFQGGNNAGHTVVVGEKEYKLHLIPSGILYGDKLNVIGNGVVLDPKALFGEIDYLQGLGVEVTPKNLIVSDRAQVIMPYHKVLDALKEKARGKNDIGTTGKGIGPCYTDKAERSGIRVCDLINPTVFREKLEANIEAKNQYITKVLGGETLDFESIYQEYRELAERLRPYVEDISVRVYDLIKAGKKVLFEGAQGMLLDIDYGTYPYVTSSNTIAGGVCTGAGIGPTMINSAIGIAKAYTTRVGKGPFPTELDNKIGEWIRTKGHEYGVTTGRSRRCGWLDLVILKTSARVNGLTSFAVTKIDTLAGLEKIKVCVGYKFNGKVIEYFPASLEDLAACEPIYEEFDGWDDSVADARSYDELPENAKKYLKRIEEFTGVKIAIISVGPKRDQTMAVGDI; encoded by the coding sequence ATGTCATCATTTATAGTTTTAGGTGCTCAGTGGGGTGATGAAGGAAAGGGTAAAATGACAGATTACCTTGCAGAAGGCGCCGATGTGGTTGTGAGATTTCAAGGTGGAAATAACGCCGGCCATACTGTGGTGGTAGGAGAAAAGGAATATAAGCTTCATCTTATACCTTCGGGTATCCTATATGGAGATAAATTAAACGTAATTGGTAATGGAGTGGTGCTTGACCCCAAGGCGCTTTTTGGAGAGATAGATTATCTGCAGGGACTTGGAGTGGAGGTAACGCCAAAGAATTTGATAGTAAGTGACAGAGCTCAAGTGATTATGCCCTATCATAAAGTGTTAGATGCACTAAAGGAAAAGGCCAGAGGGAAGAATGACATTGGAACTACCGGTAAGGGTATTGGACCATGCTATACGGATAAGGCTGAGAGAAGCGGTATAAGGGTATGTGATCTTATAAATCCTACAGTGTTCAGAGAAAAGCTTGAAGCAAATATTGAAGCTAAGAACCAGTATATAACTAAGGTTCTTGGTGGTGAAACTCTTGATTTTGAAAGCATATACCAGGAATATAGGGAATTAGCCGAGAGGTTAAGACCTTATGTAGAAGATATATCGGTTAGAGTTTACGACTTAATAAAGGCTGGGAAGAAGGTACTTTTCGAAGGTGCCCAGGGTATGCTTTTGGATATAGACTATGGAACCTATCCCTATGTAACCTCTTCAAATACCATTGCCGGAGGAGTTTGTACAGGTGCTGGAATAGGACCAACAATGATAAATAGCGCCATAGGAATAGCCAAGGCCTATACTACAAGAGTAGGTAAGGGCCCATTCCCAACAGAGTTAGATAATAAAATTGGTGAGTGGATAAGAACTAAGGGACATGAGTATGGGGTAACAACCGGAAGATCAAGGAGATGCGGATGGCTTGATCTTGTTATTTTAAAGACCAGTGCCAGAGTAAATGGCTTGACCAGCTTTGCAGTGACAAAGATTGATACTCTTGCAGGTTTGGAAAAGATAAAGGTATGTGTAGGCTACAAATTTAACGGTAAGGTTATAGAATACTTCCCTGCAAGTCTGGAAGACTTGGCAGCCTGTGAACCAATCTATGAGGAATTCGACGGCTGGGATGACAGCGTAGCAGATGCAAGAAGTTATGATGAGCTTCCTGAAAACGCCAAGAAGTATTTGAAGAGAATAGAAGAGTTTACAGGTGTAAAAATAGCAATCATATCTGTGGGTCCAAAGAGAGATCAAACTATGGCAGTTGGGGACATTTAG
- the lepB gene encoding signal peptidase I has protein sequence MDFGKLIKKEKDAIDLQHEDYENEHKKDKSIESTIKEYAVSIVICVIMALIIRNFIIARADVDGQSMYPTLSNRDVVFVEKISTLWDKYSRGSIVIFQTHNARNDIYIKRVIAIAGDEIEVKGGKVYVNGEEAKEDYLPEGTFTEPERFLLENKKYKVPEGCIFVMGDNRSNSIDSRSFGPVKVEDVKGRAVMRFLPIKAMKIL, from the coding sequence GTGGATTTTGGTAAGTTAATTAAGAAAGAAAAGGATGCTATTGATTTACAGCATGAAGATTATGAAAATGAACATAAGAAGGACAAATCTATAGAAAGTACCATAAAGGAATATGCTGTCTCCATAGTGATATGTGTTATAATGGCCCTTATTATAAGGAACTTTATCATTGCCAGAGCTGATGTAGATGGGCAATCTATGTACCCCACTTTAAGCAATAGGGATGTTGTATTTGTAGAAAAAATTAGTACCCTGTGGGATAAATACAGTAGAGGAAGTATAGTTATCTTTCAAACTCATAATGCCAGAAATGACATATATATTAAGAGAGTTATAGCTATAGCCGGCGATGAAATAGAAGTAAAAGGCGGCAAGGTCTATGTCAATGGTGAAGAGGCTAAGGAGGATTATCTCCCGGAAGGTACATTCACTGAGCCCGAAAGGTTTTTGCTGGAGAACAAAAAATACAAAGTTCCGGAGGGCTGTATATTTGTAATGGGAGACAACCGGAGCAACAGCATAGACAGCAGAAGCTTTGGCCCTGTTAAGGTAGAGGATGTAAAGGGCAGGGCAGTGATGAGATTTTTACCAATAAAGGCTATGAAAATTTTATAA
- a CDS encoding rubrerythrin family protein — translation MGVNNAMTADFLRSAYGGESMAHMRYLIWGDAADKDGYPNIGRLFRAVAYAEWAHAKNHFNVLKNEAGAHTVTAGAEFGNTNIVENLQGAIDGELHEVKQMYPVYLEAAKFQNEKDAEKAFRYALEAEKIHARMFQDAQDLAREGKDMGDEKIYICPICGYTEIGANVEKCPVCGVKREMFKEF, via the coding sequence TTGGGAGTTAATAATGCAATGACTGCGGATTTTTTGAGATCAGCCTATGGCGGGGAAAGTATGGCTCATATGAGGTATCTCATATGGGGAGATGCTGCTGATAAAGATGGTTATCCTAATATAGGAAGACTATTTAGGGCAGTAGCATATGCAGAGTGGGCACATGCTAAAAATCACTTCAATGTATTAAAAAATGAAGCTGGTGCTCACACTGTTACAGCAGGCGCTGAATTCGGCAACACAAACATAGTAGAAAACCTACAGGGCGCAATAGATGGAGAATTACACGAAGTAAAGCAAATGTATCCTGTATATCTTGAAGCTGCAAAGTTCCAGAATGAAAAGGATGCAGAAAAGGCCTTCCGTTATGCATTAGAAGCAGAAAAGATTCATGCCAGGATGTTCCAAGATGCTCAGGACCTGGCAAGGGAAGGTAAGGACATGGGCGATGAAAAGATATATATATGTCCAATATGCGGCTATACGGAAATTGGTGCAAACGTTGAAAAGTGTCCCGTTTGCGGCGTTAAGAGAGAAATGTTCAAAGAATTCTAA
- a CDS encoding DUF1858 domain-containing protein, whose protein sequence is MITKDTTIGEVVRTYPDKIDILMDFGMGCVGCPASQAETIEQAAMVHGLDLEDLLAALNK, encoded by the coding sequence ATGATAACTAAGGATACTACTATCGGAGAAGTTGTTAGAACTTATCCTGACAAAATCGATATACTTATGGACTTCGGTATGGGATGCGTAGGATGTCCTGCATCACAGGCTGAAACTATAGAACAGGCAGCAATGGTTCATGGATTAGATCTAGAAGACCTTCTTGCAGCACTAAACAAATAA
- a CDS encoding NAD(P)-dependent malic enzyme, translated as MSIYDEALKFHDEKRGKIEIVSRIEVKDSKDLSLAYTPGVAQPCLEIEKNPELAYRYTRRWNTIAVVSDGTAVLGLGDIGPLASLPVMEGKAVLFKTFGDVDAFPIVINSKDTDEIVETIANISLSFGGINLEDISAPRCFEIERKLKERLDIPVFHDDQHGTAVVTLAALINALKIVDKKLEDIKIVMNGAGAAGVAIAKLLLSSGVKNIIMCDRKGALYKGMEHIDASKDAIAELTNPERLTGSLADVIKDADVFIGVSAPNTVTEAMVRSMNKDAIIFAMANPTPEIFPEDAARAGARIIGTGRSDFPNQINNVLAFPGIFRGALDVRAKDINEEMKVAAAYAIADSIPTEYLSEENIIPRAFDKDVQMKVAKAVSEAARKSGVARDI; from the coding sequence GTGTCAATTTATGATGAAGCTTTAAAATTTCACGATGAAAAAAGAGGGAAAATAGAAATAGTATCCAGAATTGAAGTTAAAGACTCTAAGGATTTGAGCCTTGCCTATACTCCTGGAGTAGCACAGCCATGCCTGGAGATAGAAAAGAATCCTGAACTAGCCTATAGGTATACACGAAGATGGAACACCATAGCTGTAGTTTCCGATGGTACCGCCGTATTGGGGTTAGGCGACATCGGTCCGCTGGCATCCTTGCCGGTTATGGAAGGTAAGGCAGTACTCTTCAAGACCTTTGGTGATGTAGATGCATTTCCAATAGTTATAAACTCCAAGGATACCGATGAAATTGTAGAGACTATCGCCAACATTTCCCTATCCTTTGGAGGAATAAATCTGGAAGATATATCTGCTCCAAGATGTTTTGAAATCGAAAGAAAACTAAAAGAAAGACTTGATATACCGGTATTTCATGACGACCAGCACGGAACTGCTGTAGTTACCCTGGCCGCCCTTATAAATGCACTTAAAATAGTAGATAAGAAATTAGAAGATATAAAAATAGTTATGAACGGAGCCGGTGCTGCCGGTGTTGCAATTGCAAAACTGCTTCTTTCTTCCGGTGTTAAGAACATAATAATGTGTGATAGAAAGGGTGCCCTTTATAAAGGAATGGAGCATATAGATGCTTCTAAAGACGCCATAGCAGAGCTTACAAATCCGGAAAGGCTTACTGGCTCACTGGCTGATGTGATAAAAGATGCAGATGTATTCATAGGTGTATCTGCTCCCAATACTGTTACAGAAGCTATGGTCAGAAGTATGAATAAGGATGCCATTATCTTTGCAATGGCAAATCCAACCCCGGAAATTTTCCCTGAGGATGCTGCAAGAGCTGGGGCAAGAATTATCGGAACCGGAAGATCTGATTTTCCTAATCAGATAAACAATGTACTTGCCTTCCCTGGAATTTTCAGAGGTGCTTTGGATGTAAGGGCCAAGGATATAAATGAGGAGATGAAGGTAGCTGCGGCTTATGCTATAGCAGATTCAATTCCTACAGAATACCTGTCTGAGGAAAATATAATCCCAAGAGCCTTTGACAAGGATGTTCAAATGAAGGTTGCCAAGGCCGTCAGCGAAGCTGCCAGAAAAAGCGGCGTTGCCAGAGATATATAA
- a CDS encoding acyl-[acyl-carrier-protein] thioesterase: MRKKEMSKEYEIHYYEVDFRKQMKITSLIDFLGDIATDQSEKLGIGMDYLFSKGLGWVLYKWDIKVYSYPHYGEKIVIKTIPYGFRRFYAYRIFEIYNQSRQLIAEAKSIWFLVNIEKKKPVRIETNMYEAYGIAEDCKDTLQIEDISKPENIQEEKIFNVRYSDIDTNKHVNNSKYVSWAIEVVPLDLVLNYSLKGIKVTYQKETKYGEAVSSKVQINNIEDRVVCNHSIEDREGNILALLETRWEKV; this comes from the coding sequence ATGAGAAAAAAAGAAATGTCCAAAGAATATGAAATTCACTATTATGAGGTAGATTTTAGAAAGCAGATGAAGATAACAAGTCTAATAGACTTTTTGGGAGATATAGCAACAGACCAAAGTGAGAAGCTGGGAATAGGAATGGATTATCTTTTCTCCAAGGGCTTAGGTTGGGTTCTGTATAAGTGGGATATAAAGGTATACAGCTACCCGCATTATGGAGAGAAGATAGTAATAAAGACCATACCCTATGGGTTCAGACGGTTTTATGCCTATAGAATATTTGAAATATATAATCAGTCCCGACAGTTAATTGCAGAGGCAAAGTCCATATGGTTTTTAGTAAACATAGAGAAGAAGAAACCTGTACGGATAGAAACCAATATGTATGAGGCTTACGGCATAGCCGAAGACTGTAAGGATACCTTGCAAATAGAAGACATATCAAAACCGGAGAACATACAGGAAGAAAAAATCTTCAATGTAAGATACAGCGATATTGATACCAATAAGCATGTCAATAATTCTAAGTATGTATCCTGGGCTATAGAAGTCGTACCCTTAGACCTTGTGCTAAATTACTCTCTGAAAGGCATCAAGGTGACCTATCAGAAGGAGACTAAATATGGTGAAGCTGTAAGTTCTAAGGTACAGATAAACAACATTGAAGATAGAGTTGTATGTAACCACAGCATAGAGGACAGGGAGGGTAATATTCTTGCCCTATTAGAAACAAGATGGGAGAAGGTATAA
- a CDS encoding trans-sulfuration enzyme family protein, with product MKIESLLIHGGIDGDENTGAVNVPIYQTSTYKQPEMGVNKGYEYSRTGNPTREALEKLIAELEGGYAGFAFASGMAAITAVIFLFKAGDKILISNNIYGGSFRVLDKVFTNFNIKYAIVNTSKLQEIKEAIDENVVAIYIETPTNPLMDITDIAEVAKLAKEHGLLTIVDNTFMTPYLQRPIELGADIVVHSGTKYLGGHSDTVSGLAVVNSKDLAERLHFIQNATGGVLPPFDSFLMIRGIKTLAVRMDRHNSNAKIIAEYLRSRAEVAKVYYPGFEDHPGHSVQSKQAKGYGGMIAFVLKEGYSYKKFIEGLQFITFGESLGGVESLISHPATMTHASIPYEIRQKVGIVDNLIRLSVGIENAEDLIEDINKAIELAKEE from the coding sequence ATGAAAATTGAATCATTATTAATACATGGTGGAATAGATGGAGATGAAAATACCGGGGCGGTAAATGTACCTATTTACCAAACCTCAACTTATAAGCAGCCTGAGATGGGGGTTAATAAAGGCTATGAATACTCAAGAACTGGGAACCCCACAAGAGAGGCATTAGAAAAGCTTATTGCAGAGTTGGAAGGAGGTTATGCCGGATTTGCCTTTGCTTCCGGCATGGCGGCCATAACGGCAGTGATTTTCTTATTTAAAGCCGGAGATAAAATTCTGATATCAAATAATATATATGGGGGCAGCTTTAGGGTATTAGATAAGGTATTCACTAATTTTAATATTAAGTATGCCATTGTCAATACCTCTAAGCTCCAAGAAATCAAAGAAGCCATTGATGAAAATGTTGTGGCCATATATATAGAAACTCCAACAAACCCTTTGATGGACATTACTGATATAGCAGAGGTAGCTAAGCTGGCTAAGGAACATGGTTTATTGACAATTGTAGACAATACTTTTATGACCCCTTATTTACAAAGGCCTATTGAATTAGGGGCTGACATAGTGGTTCACAGTGGAACAAAGTATCTTGGAGGCCACAGTGATACAGTATCAGGCCTTGCTGTAGTCAATAGCAAGGATTTGGCGGAAAGGCTTCACTTTATACAAAATGCTACAGGTGGTGTGCTGCCACCCTTTGACTCTTTCCTTATGATCAGGGGAATAAAGACCCTGGCGGTTAGAATGGATAGACACAATTCAAATGCAAAGATTATAGCGGAATACTTGAGAAGCAGGGCAGAGGTGGCTAAGGTATATTACCCCGGTTTTGAAGATCATCCGGGACACTCTGTCCAGAGTAAGCAGGCTAAGGGTTACGGTGGAATGATAGCCTTTGTTCTAAAAGAAGGGTACAGCTATAAGAAGTTTATTGAAGGCTTACAGTTTATTACCTTTGGAGAGAGCTTAGGAGGAGTAGAGTCCTTAATAAGTCATCCGGCAACTATGACTCATGCTTCTATTCCATATGAAATAAGGCAGAAGGTAGGAATAGTAGACAATTTGATAAGGCTATCTGTAGGAATAGAAAATGCGGAGGATCTGATAGAGGATATAAACAAGGCAATTGAGCTGGCTAAGGAAGAGTAA